The following coding sequences are from one Treponema parvum window:
- a CDS encoding TRAP transporter small permease — protein MSLFMKFAKKLNDGMIGIETIILGIITAFLVACIFIEVVCRYFFFISVPWAEELTRYLFIWLTYIGSAYAVYYGQHTEIDVLQQVFDKSKEPIRTGGTKFITYAGIISTFVFQLIFAKIFWDYMMKIFSTVQTSPTMHIPMGLIYLPVFIGTVMAALHCFYMFLVEFTDSEDKKRQLESSDK, from the coding sequence ATGTCTTTGTTCATGAAGTTTGCTAAAAAACTTAATGATGGGATGATAGGAATTGAAACCATCATCTTGGGAATAATTACAGCATTTCTTGTTGCGTGCATTTTTATTGAGGTTGTGTGTAGATATTTTTTCTTTATTTCAGTTCCATGGGCTGAAGAACTTACAAGATACTTGTTCATATGGTTAACGTATATCGGATCAGCATATGCGGTATATTACGGACAACATACGGAGATTGACGTATTACAGCAAGTGTTTGATAAGTCTAAAGAGCCTATACGGACTGGTGGAACGAAATTCATTACATATGCAGGAATTATTTCAACTTTTGTTTTTCAGCTTATTTTTGCAAAAATATTCTGGGATTATATGATGAAAATTTTTTCCACAGTACAGACGTCACCGACAATGCATATTCCAATGGGACTGATATATCTCCCGGTGTTTATTGGCACTGTAATGGCTGCGTTACATTGTTTTTATATGTTTTTGGTTGAGTTTACGGATTCGGAAGATAAAAAAAGGCAGCTGGAATCCTCAGACAAATAA
- a CDS encoding TRAP transporter substrate-binding protein — translation MKYVCKLGVLSLSAAMIVGSLVGCEKKSGSAATSANAVTFTVTADVTGDRAPSVEKFAKLVQEKTNGRYVGNVIAAGSLGTGADAAQMLQMGTLDVLMSDDMTMDGVLDGKLGFAWLPGLVADNEEARKVYDYGWIADEVANIMAQNQLIRISSYCNGFRQVGNIKRSVTEMADLKGMKIRTPSVASVVSFYEKCGALPVMISGSEVLNALQTGTVDGLDNAVFNYTNQGITDVIKHITELNYCYSGGCFIAGEPFWNKLSDYDKEIFKKCAQEVSDDFTKFFNDKTQKLMDDGVKSGQWTVDQPSDDMKAQLQNIYKQIWNESVDKYGHDIMDPIISGDYKKAK, via the coding sequence ATGAAGTACGTATGTAAACTTGGAGTGTTGTCACTTTCTGCGGCTATGATTGTAGGAAGTCTGGTAGGATGCGAAAAAAAATCCGGAAGTGCGGCTACATCTGCTAATGCCGTTACTTTCACTGTGACAGCAGATGTTACAGGTGATCGCGCTCCATCTGTAGAGAAGTTTGCCAAATTGGTTCAGGAAAAAACAAATGGACGATATGTCGGTAATGTCATTGCGGCGGGTTCTCTTGGCACTGGTGCAGATGCTGCTCAAATGCTTCAGATGGGGACACTGGATGTTCTTATGAGTGATGATATGACAATGGATGGCGTATTGGATGGGAAGTTGGGCTTTGCATGGCTTCCTGGTTTGGTTGCCGATAACGAAGAGGCACGGAAAGTATATGATTACGGATGGATTGCCGATGAGGTTGCAAATATTATGGCACAAAATCAGCTGATAAGAATATCCTCTTATTGTAATGGATTCCGCCAGGTTGGTAATATTAAGCGCTCTGTAACAGAAATGGCTGATTTAAAGGGAATGAAAATCCGAACTCCTTCTGTTGCCTCTGTTGTAAGCTTCTATGAAAAGTGCGGTGCTCTTCCTGTGATGATTTCCGGTTCTGAAGTATTGAATGCATTGCAAACAGGTACTGTTGACGGTCTTGATAACGCAGTCTTTAATTATACAAATCAGGGTATAACAGATGTCATTAAACACATTACGGAGTTAAATTATTGCTATTCTGGAGGTTGCTTTATCGCCGGGGAGCCATTCTGGAATAAATTGAGCGATTATGATAAGGAGATTTTTAAAAAGTGTGCACAGGAAGTATCCGATGATTTTACGAAATTTTTTAATGATAAGACACAGAAGTTAATGGATGATGGTGTAAAAAGTGGACAGTGGACCGTTGACCAGCCTTCTGATGATATGAAAGCACAATTGCAGAATATATATAAACAGATCTGGAATGAATCTGTCGACAAATATGGACACGATATCATGGACCCTATTATCAGCGGTGATTACAAAAAGGCGAAATAA
- a CDS encoding class II aldolase/adducin family protein — MGVIYNIKYERQIKDIIRFSKLAYYKQLVSAAGGNVSMRCGENILITSRNVSLRDVKADDIALVNPEGEVLHVKTDGMASKETFFHLNVYRLRPSVNCVMHLHPTYATLWSLTDQEMPMLTESAKLKILRVPVIPAEKPGSEALASAVCRTVQSASQDIDTFLLKNHGILVMGKTMEECFNQAELLEETAKIAVLYSILTKLKK; from the coding sequence ATGGGTGTAATTTATAACATTAAATATGAGAGACAGATCAAAGATATTATTCGGTTTTCAAAACTTGCATATTATAAACAGCTTGTGAGTGCAGCAGGCGGAAACGTCAGCATGAGGTGCGGGGAGAATATTCTTATCACTTCAAGGAATGTTTCGTTAAGGGATGTGAAAGCAGACGATATCGCTTTGGTGAATCCTGAAGGAGAAGTTTTGCATGTTAAAACGGATGGAATGGCTTCAAAAGAAACATTTTTTCATCTAAATGTTTATAGATTAAGGCCAAGCGTAAATTGTGTTATGCATTTACACCCGACTTATGCGACTTTATGGTCGTTGACCGATCAGGAAATGCCTATGCTAACGGAATCAGCAAAACTGAAAATACTAAGGGTTCCTGTTATTCCGGCGGAGAAACCGGGTAGCGAGGCGTTGGCTTCAGCGGTTTGCAGAACAGTTCAGAGTGCATCTCAGGATATTGATACATTTCTCTTGAAGAATCATGGAATACTTGTAATGGGAAAGACAATGGAAGAGTGTTTTAATCAGGCGGAATTGCTTGAAGAAACAGCTAAAATCGCTGTTTTATATAGCATTTTAACGAAGTTAAAGAAATAA
- a CDS encoding four-carbon acid sugar kinase family protein, whose amino-acid sequence MNKNESNKNMELTEITDDLTGAADSCSYFTARGKAVKICISGITEFDRSENEILSINLSSRNITKEEARLRHFELFRRLRVQDKSFVLKKIGTGFRGNDSMELCGLLEAADEYVVFVIDNAPDLGTFTLYGHQYCEGEILTKSLYAHDPIMPPTESYIPSILGQESRMPIGLVDIDAVKRGKIAQETEKNISNGCRIIVFDAITKEDTIEIIKTLHPVYKKVFWTGSLGIADGIAQYFFGSWQKHHFEIRNIKCLGFCASAYEIAKKQIALSSERGLQIAEIDIDECIDGDENSVIDAVILKAKKQLSYGNVMVVPNVKKYSYQLKASKKIMEVISAVSKELCRENFDRLVVVGGETSQNIFSAMNTNHLKLGLPLQAGVAQGTIIDGMLAGREFSLKGGSMGQADTIEKMLCRCEVYY is encoded by the coding sequence ATGAACAAAAACGAATCGAACAAAAATATGGAATTAACAGAGATTACAGATGACTTAACGGGTGCGGCAGATTCGTGTAGTTATTTTACCGCACGGGGTAAAGCCGTTAAAATCTGCATTTCAGGAATAACGGAGTTTGATAGATCAGAAAATGAGATTCTTTCGATTAATCTCTCATCAAGAAATATAACAAAAGAAGAAGCAAGATTACGCCATTTTGAATTATTCCGCAGATTAAGAGTGCAAGATAAATCTTTTGTTTTAAAAAAAATTGGTACAGGTTTCCGCGGCAATGATTCAATGGAGCTTTGCGGGCTGCTGGAAGCGGCAGATGAATATGTCGTTTTTGTGATTGACAATGCGCCGGATTTAGGAACTTTTACTCTATACGGGCACCAGTATTGTGAGGGGGAAATCCTTACTAAATCTCTCTACGCACATGACCCGATTATGCCGCCTACAGAATCCTATATTCCGTCTATTTTAGGGCAAGAGAGCAGGATGCCAATCGGGTTGGTTGATATTGATGCCGTAAAGAGAGGGAAAATTGCACAGGAAACAGAAAAAAACATAAGTAATGGATGTAGGATCATTGTTTTTGATGCCATTACAAAGGAAGATACAATAGAAATAATAAAGACGCTTCATCCCGTATATAAAAAAGTATTCTGGACAGGATCATTAGGGATTGCAGATGGCATCGCTCAATATTTTTTTGGTTCATGGCAGAAACATCATTTTGAAATAAGAAATATCAAGTGTCTTGGATTTTGTGCATCTGCTTATGAAATTGCAAAGAAACAGATAGCCTTAAGCAGCGAGAGGGGATTGCAGATTGCGGAAATCGATATTGATGAGTGTATAGATGGCGATGAGAATTCAGTAATTGATGCAGTGATTTTAAAAGCAAAGAAACAGCTTAGTTATGGGAACGTAATGGTGGTTCCAAATGTAAAAAAGTATTCTTATCAGTTGAAGGCAAGTAAAAAAATCATGGAAGTAATTTCAGCCGTATCTAAGGAATTGTGTAGAGAGAATTTTGATAGGTTGGTAGTTGTGGGAGGAGAGACTTCTCAAAATATATTTAGTGCAATGAATACTAACCATTTAAAATTGGGGCTCCCTTTGCAGGCGGGTGTTGCGCAGGGAACGATTATTGATGGCATGTTGGCGGGCAGAGAGTTTTCTTTAAAAGGCGGCAGCATGGGACAAGCAGATACAATAGAAAAGATGCTGTGCCGCTGCGAGGTTTACTATTGA
- a CDS encoding DeoR/GlpR family DNA-binding transcription regulator — translation MGKLENREVRFERVIQIVNERKKITTKELSELIGVSEMTVRRDLDILQKSGALRRMHGFAASLNNTSDNRMNSLEDFPYDLRYASIQHLKEKEKIAKYAASLIRPDDWIFMDNGTTTARIPSFLPNEIEFTVLCSNLALMEGLLKFSNIELVMSGGYYNKTDQTFTSDQSQTFIRTLRANKAFLSASGVHESLGITCINAHSVGNKRAFIESAAQRILLLDSSKFGVVTANHFSEFDEIDMVITDNGITPEWIKILENHNIDVRIA, via the coding sequence ATGGGTAAATTGGAAAATCGCGAAGTAAGGTTTGAAAGAGTTATTCAGATTGTAAATGAAAGAAAAAAAATAACTACCAAGGAGCTTTCAGAACTTATAGGAGTTTCTGAAATGACAGTAAGAAGAGACCTTGATATTCTGCAAAAAAGCGGAGCATTGCGTAGAATGCATGGCTTTGCCGCGTCATTAAATAATACATCAGATAACCGGATGAATTCGCTAGAAGACTTCCCGTATGATTTGAGATACGCGAGTATCCAGCACTTAAAGGAAAAGGAGAAGATTGCTAAGTATGCTGCATCCCTAATTAGACCGGATGACTGGATATTTATGGATAATGGGACAACAACCGCTAGAATCCCTTCATTTCTTCCAAATGAAATTGAGTTCACAGTACTTTGCAGCAATCTTGCTCTGATGGAAGGGCTTCTGAAATTCTCTAATATTGAACTCGTTATGTCCGGGGGATATTATAACAAAACGGATCAGACCTTTACATCAGATCAATCTCAAACATTTATTCGTACTTTGCGTGCAAATAAGGCTTTCCTTTCAGCGTCAGGAGTACACGAGTCTCTTGGAATAACGTGCATTAACGCACACAGTGTGGGTAATAAGAGAGCTTTTATTGAGTCTGCCGCTCAGAGAATACTGCTGTTGGATTCGAGTAAATTCGGCGTTGTTACCGCAAATCATTTTTCGGAATTTGATGAAATTGATATGGTTATTACAGATAATGGGATAACCCCTGAATGGATTAAGATCTTGGAAAATCACAATATCGATGTGCGGATTGCATAG
- the gatA gene encoding Asp-tRNA(Asn)/Glu-tRNA(Gln) amidotransferase subunit GatA — protein MKYTINDIRSHLKEGKITSFELVKKSIETFEQDKKSALALNAFLEIYDDALTKAKKCDDEISSARSAGHDAVCKLFAEKPLLGLPFAVKDNISVKGKRLTCASKILEGYVAPYSATVISRLEASGAVPLGRCNQDEFAMGSSTEYSVYGPTRNPVNREYVSGGSSGGPAAAVASDQALFGLGTETGGSVRLPASYCGIYGLKTTYGVLSRWGVVAYGSSLDQVGILGHTPDDIAQPLCAMCGKDFYDDTSADLSGKEFLSELTPYNGGDLSKLKIAIPRQFLENKGLDADVEAVFKSTRKWFEEQGAKIADVDIPVLDASIASYYVIALAEAASNLSRFDGIRYGLRVDPGEGYDELYIRTRSEGFGPEVKRRIVIGNYVLSEQFSGDTYKKGMTVRARIQREMAKLFESYDIVLCPTCPTTAFKLGQKVDDPLEMYLSDLYTTFVNLARIPSLSVPAGKAASSGMPVGIQFAGPMFSELKLLKIAKSWDNSHTGCGFPCQGA, from the coding sequence ATGAAATATACTATAAACGATATCCGTTCCCATCTAAAAGAAGGAAAGATTACCAGTTTTGAATTGGTAAAGAAATCCATCGAAACTTTTGAACAGGATAAAAAATCCGCTCTTGCGCTCAACGCATTCCTTGAAATATACGACGACGCATTGACAAAGGCAAAAAAATGCGACGATGAAATTTCTTCGGCACGTTCTGCCGGCCATGACGCCGTTTGTAAGCTTTTTGCCGAAAAACCGCTTTTAGGACTTCCTTTCGCCGTCAAAGACAATATTTCAGTTAAAGGCAAGCGCCTTACCTGCGCAAGTAAAATTCTTGAAGGTTACGTGGCGCCGTACAGCGCTACGGTTATATCAAGGCTTGAAGCTTCCGGCGCCGTTCCGTTAGGCCGCTGCAATCAGGACGAATTCGCCATGGGGTCTTCTACGGAATATTCGGTTTACGGGCCTACGCGCAATCCCGTTAACAGAGAATATGTTTCAGGCGGGTCTTCAGGCGGACCTGCTGCTGCGGTTGCTTCGGATCAGGCCTTGTTCGGACTCGGAACCGAAACGGGGGGCTCCGTGCGGCTTCCGGCTTCTTACTGCGGAATTTACGGGTTAAAGACAACTTACGGAGTGTTGAGCAGGTGGGGTGTCGTAGCTTACGGCAGTTCTTTGGATCAGGTAGGAATTTTAGGGCACACTCCAGACGATATTGCGCAGCCCTTGTGCGCCATGTGCGGAAAGGATTTCTATGACGACACGAGCGCCGATCTTTCCGGAAAGGAATTTTTATCGGAGCTTACCCCTTACAACGGCGGAGATCTTTCAAAATTGAAGATAGCCATTCCGCGACAATTCCTTGAAAACAAAGGACTTGACGCCGACGTTGAGGCCGTGTTTAAGTCTACCCGCAAATGGTTTGAAGAGCAAGGAGCGAAAATCGCCGATGTGGATATTCCCGTGCTTGACGCTTCCATAGCCAGTTATTATGTAATAGCGCTTGCCGAAGCCGCTTCAAATTTGAGCCGCTTCGACGGCATACGCTACGGACTTCGCGTAGATCCGGGCGAAGGTTACGACGAGCTTTACATAAGAACCCGAAGCGAAGGTTTCGGCCCCGAAGTTAAAAGGCGCATTGTGATCGGCAATTACGTTCTTTCAGAGCAATTTTCAGGCGATACTTACAAAAAAGGAATGACCGTAAGGGCTCGCATACAGCGTGAAATGGCGAAACTTTTTGAAAGTTACGATATTGTCCTTTGCCCCACGTGCCCGACTACGGCTTTTAAGCTCGGCCAAAAGGTGGACGATCCGCTTGAAATGTATTTGAGCGATCTGTACACGACGTTTGTAAATCTTGCAAGAATTCCGTCGCTTTCGGTTCCTGCGGGTAAAGCCGCTTCGAGCGGCATGCCAGTGGGCATTCAGTTTGCGGGGCCAATGTTCAGCGAACTTAAACTGCTAAAGATCGCAAAGTCTTGGGATAACAGCCATACGGGCTGCGGCTTTCCGTGTCAAGGTGCATAA
- the gatC gene encoding Asp-tRNA(Asn)/Glu-tRNA(Gln) amidotransferase subunit GatC, with the protein MSSIHRKIDKTTLEQLLELSRLSPESTDIETLKRQVDDIVGYFDLLSQYDDSEDPYDAYPSTEVGKLRQDTVVPGLEISDVKKISGNFMDGYFQVPKVLGEGT; encoded by the coding sequence ATGAGCAGTATTCACAGGAAGATTGATAAAACGACGCTCGAGCAGCTTCTTGAACTTTCACGGCTTTCTCCCGAGTCGACGGATATTGAAACTTTAAAAAGGCAAGTTGACGATATTGTAGGTTATTTCGATCTGCTTTCTCAATATGACGACAGCGAAGATCCTTACGACGCCTATCCTTCTACCGAAGTAGGTAAACTCAGGCAGGACACTGTAGTTCCCGGACTTGAAATTTCCGATGTAAAGAAAATCTCCGGTAATTTTATGGACGGTTATTTTCAAGTGCCTAAGGTGTTGGGCGAAGGCACTTGA
- the asnS gene encoding asparagine--tRNA ligase, with protein MKSVLIKDILKSKPEGQTVTVYGWVRTKRDSKNLVFIQVNDGSCLASIQLTFDRTAPSKNADPVSIENSLKKITTGASIKAEGTLIESPAGGQAVEVTLEALTVLGECPTDAYPLQKKATSMEFLREVAYLRPRTNTFGAVFRVRNQMAFAVHSFFQERGFQYVNTPIITCSDAEGAGEMFQVTNLSLEKIAETGIKAGAKGKSPETAADLVDYGKDFFGKKASLTVSGQLEGETFATALSRIYTFGPTFRAENSNTPRHLSEFWMIEPEMAFFDLEDNMDLAEEFVKYLLNWALTKCREDLDFFNLRIQSGIIETLTHVVNSPFKRISYTEAIEELKKHEDKFEFKPFWGCDLQTEHERYLTENIFKCPVMVYNYPKEIKAFYMKLNDDKKTVKAVDVLVPGLGEIIGGSEREENYEKLLAACNERNMDMSNYQWYLDLRRFGTVPHSGFGLGFERLLRYITGMANIRDVIPYPRAPKLADF; from the coding sequence ATGAAATCAGTACTTATTAAGGATATTTTAAAGTCCAAGCCGGAAGGCCAGACGGTAACCGTCTACGGCTGGGTGCGCACAAAGCGCGATTCCAAGAACTTGGTCTTTATACAAGTGAACGACGGTTCGTGTCTCGCTTCCATCCAGCTTACGTTTGACCGCACGGCGCCTTCAAAAAATGCGGATCCTGTATCAATTGAAAACAGTCTTAAAAAGATCACTACGGGAGCGTCGATCAAAGCCGAAGGAACTCTCATAGAATCTCCTGCCGGCGGACAGGCCGTCGAAGTAACGCTTGAAGCGCTTACGGTTTTAGGCGAATGTCCGACTGACGCCTACCCTCTTCAAAAAAAAGCGACTTCTATGGAATTTTTGCGCGAAGTCGCCTATCTTCGCCCGCGAACCAATACTTTCGGCGCCGTTTTCAGAGTAAGAAATCAAATGGCGTTCGCCGTTCATTCGTTTTTTCAGGAAAGAGGATTTCAATACGTAAATACGCCCATAATCACTTGCAGCGATGCCGAAGGCGCCGGCGAAATGTTCCAAGTTACAAACCTTTCTCTCGAAAAGATCGCAGAAACCGGCATAAAAGCCGGCGCCAAAGGAAAGTCGCCTGAAACTGCGGCGGATCTTGTAGACTACGGCAAAGACTTTTTCGGTAAAAAAGCAAGCCTTACCGTAAGCGGGCAGCTTGAAGGCGAAACGTTCGCTACGGCGTTGAGCCGCATATACACATTCGGCCCTACATTCAGAGCGGAAAACTCCAACACGCCCCGTCACCTTTCCGAATTCTGGATGATAGAACCCGAAATGGCTTTTTTCGATTTGGAAGACAACATGGATCTTGCAGAGGAATTTGTAAAATACCTTTTGAATTGGGCTCTTACAAAGTGCCGCGAAGATCTTGATTTTTTTAACTTACGCATACAATCCGGCATTATCGAAACCCTTACGCACGTAGTAAATTCCCCGTTCAAACGCATTTCATACACGGAAGCTATCGAAGAACTTAAAAAGCATGAGGACAAATTCGAATTCAAGCCGTTTTGGGGCTGCGACCTTCAAACCGAACATGAGCGTTATCTGACGGAAAATATTTTTAAATGTCCGGTAATGGTCTACAATTATCCCAAAGAAATAAAGGCCTTTTATATGAAGTTAAACGACGACAAAAAGACCGTAAAAGCCGTAGACGTTCTCGTTCCGGGTCTCGGTGAAATAATCGGCGGCTCCGAGCGTGAAGAAAATTATGAAAAGCTGCTTGCCGCCTGCAACGAGCGTAATATGGACATGTCCAATTATCAGTGGTATTTGGATCTGCGCCGCTTCGGTACGGTTCCTCATTCGGGATTCGGCTTGGGATTCGAAAGACTCTTACGCTACATTACAGGAATGGCTAATATCAGGGACGTGATCCCGTATCCGCGCGCCCCAAAATTGGCGGATTTTTAA
- a CDS encoding CTP synthase: MTKYIFITGGVVSGLGKGIAAASLGLILKSRGLKVVNQKFDPYLNIDPGTMNPYQHGEVFVTDDGAETDLDLGHYERFTDATLSKSSNTTAGRVYLAVLNKEREGGFNGGTVQVIPNITEEILYRMKLAEKESHPDIIITEIGGTVGDIESLPFIEAIRQMKYDIGEENCCYIHLTLIPYIKKADELKTKPTQHSVKELQELGIKPNIVMVRTEKPLGNTTREKLAAFCNIGTEDLIQNFTARSIYEVPLQLEKEGIGDAVCKALSLKCAPTHLEDWAKMVWRYENPKQSVNIALVGKYVGLHDAYLSVVESLVHGGIFNEADIAVDWVDAEILNDKKAAEERLKNADGIIVPGGFGDRGIEGMINAAAFARSHKIPYFGICLGMQIMVIEYARNVLGLKGANSTEIDKKTQYPVIDLMPDQNGVILGGTLRLGKYKCAVMPGTLSEKAYKEKTVWERHRHRYEFNNKFREELKNAGLIIAGINPERDLVEICEVPDHPWMVGVQFHPEFKSRPNRAQPLFRDFITEVCAYAAAHKNKG, from the coding sequence ATGACTAAGTACATCTTTATAACCGGCGGGGTCGTTTCGGGTTTGGGCAAGGGAATTGCCGCCGCCTCGCTTGGACTGATTTTAAAATCCAGGGGATTGAAAGTAGTGAATCAAAAATTCGATCCGTATCTGAACATAGATCCGGGAACGATGAATCCCTATCAGCACGGAGAAGTATTTGTTACCGACGACGGAGCCGAAACGGATCTTGACTTAGGTCATTACGAGCGGTTTACGGATGCGACGCTTTCTAAAAGTTCCAACACTACCGCAGGGAGAGTGTATCTTGCCGTACTCAACAAAGAGCGGGAAGGAGGATTTAACGGCGGAACGGTTCAAGTAATTCCCAACATCACCGAAGAAATTCTTTACCGCATGAAACTTGCCGAAAAAGAATCTCATCCGGACATAATTATTACGGAAATCGGCGGAACCGTAGGAGACATTGAGTCGCTCCCGTTCATAGAAGCGATAAGACAGATGAAATACGATATAGGTGAAGAAAATTGCTGCTATATTCATCTTACGCTCATTCCCTACATAAAAAAAGCCGACGAACTTAAAACAAAACCCACACAGCACAGCGTAAAAGAACTTCAGGAATTGGGAATAAAACCGAACATAGTCATGGTTCGCACCGAAAAACCGCTTGGCAACACTACTCGTGAAAAACTTGCAGCCTTTTGCAACATCGGCACGGAAGATCTTATTCAAAATTTTACGGCGCGTTCCATTTACGAAGTACCGCTGCAGCTGGAAAAAGAAGGAATCGGAGACGCGGTATGTAAGGCTCTGAGCTTAAAATGCGCTCCGACACATCTTGAAGATTGGGCAAAAATGGTTTGGAGGTATGAAAACCCCAAACAATCCGTAAATATCGCGCTCGTAGGAAAATACGTAGGCTTGCACGACGCATATCTTTCCGTAGTCGAATCCTTGGTACACGGAGGCATTTTTAACGAAGCCGATATTGCAGTGGACTGGGTAGACGCTGAAATTTTGAACGACAAGAAAGCCGCCGAAGAACGACTTAAAAATGCCGACGGAATCATCGTCCCCGGAGGATTCGGCGACCGCGGCATCGAAGGAATGATAAACGCCGCCGCATTTGCGCGTTCGCATAAAATTCCTTATTTCGGCATTTGTCTTGGAATGCAGATCATGGTAATCGAATACGCCCGCAACGTTTTGGGCTTAAAAGGCGCAAATTCCACGGAAATCGATAAAAAAACACAGTATCCTGTGATCGACCTTATGCCGGATCAAAACGGAGTTATATTAGGCGGAACTCTCAGGCTAGGAAAATACAAATGCGCAGTCATGCCCGGCACGCTTTCTGAAAAAGCGTACAAAGAAAAAACCGTGTGGGAACGGCACCGCCACAGGTATGAATTTAACAATAAATTCCGCGAAGAGCTAAAGAACGCGGGGCTTATAATCGCGGGAATAAACCCCGAGCGGGATCTTGTGGAAATATGCGAAGTGCCGGATCATCCTTGGATGGTTGGCGTTCAATTCCATCCGGAATTCAAAAGCCGCCCCAATCGCGCCCAACCGCTTTTTAGAGATTTTATTACGGAAGTCTGCGCCTACGCCGCAGCGCATAAAAACAAGGGCTGA